One part of the Rhizobium rhizogenes genome encodes these proteins:
- a CDS encoding ABC transporter permease — protein MQQHPLVAILNRLGTFVLVMIALSIMIFGLARVVPGDPARMALGPAATQEQVDALRGEMGLDKPLAIQYLDYIGNALHGDLGFSLVSQRPVTTDLAQTVPATVELVLVSVIFMFAVAIPLGVITAHYRDRPLDHIGRILSLTGVTIPSFLFAITLQLLAARFLSGWPIIGRLDHSLGWQGGPTGFILIDGMLAGRFDVVLDALKHLALPAFALSMAGIGQITRITRSSMIENQRKDHVLTLQSFGVPERVIIFRYLLKLSSIAPLTIMGLEFASLIGNAFVIEMVFAWGGFASYGLNAILQKDLNAVTAVVLVAGLFFIVANLIVDVLISIIDPRLRRKEAR, from the coding sequence ATGCAGCAACATCCGCTGGTCGCGATTTTGAACAGGCTCGGCACCTTCGTGCTGGTCATGATCGCCCTGTCCATCATGATTTTCGGGCTCGCCCGTGTGGTCCCCGGCGATCCTGCCCGCATGGCGTTGGGTCCTGCGGCAACGCAGGAGCAGGTGGATGCGCTGCGCGGCGAGATGGGCCTCGATAAGCCGCTTGCCATCCAATATCTCGATTACATCGGCAATGCCCTGCACGGCGATCTCGGTTTTTCGCTGGTGTCGCAGCGCCCCGTCACCACCGATCTGGCGCAGACCGTTCCGGCAACCGTCGAACTGGTGCTGGTCTCTGTCATCTTCATGTTTGCCGTCGCCATTCCGCTGGGCGTCATCACCGCACATTACCGCGACCGGCCGCTGGACCATATCGGCCGTATCCTGTCGCTCACCGGGGTGACGATCCCGAGCTTTCTTTTCGCCATCACGCTGCAATTGCTGGCCGCCCGGTTTCTCTCCGGCTGGCCGATCATCGGCAGGCTCGATCACTCGCTCGGCTGGCAGGGCGGCCCGACGGGCTTCATCCTGATCGACGGCATGCTGGCCGGACGGTTCGATGTGGTGCTGGATGCGCTGAAACACCTTGCGCTGCCGGCTTTTGCGCTTTCCATGGCCGGCATCGGCCAGATCACCCGCATTACCCGCTCCTCGATGATTGAAAACCAGCGCAAGGACCATGTGCTGACCCTGCAGAGCTTCGGCGTGCCGGAGCGGGTGATCATCTTCCGTTACCTGCTGAAGCTCTCTTCCATTGCGCCGCTGACGATCATGGGCCTCGAATTTGCGTCGTTGATCGGCAATGCCTTCGTGATCGAGATGGTCTTCGCCTGGGGCGGGTTCGCTTCCTACGGGTTGAACGCCATCCTGCAGAAAGACCTCAATGCCGTCACTGCCGTGGTGCTGGTGGCCGGCCTGTTCTTCATCGTTGCGAACCTGATCGTGGATGTCCTGATCTCGATCATCGACCCGCGCCTGCGCCGCAAGGAGGCTCGCTGA
- the nikE gene encoding ABC transporter ATP-binding protein, with product MTEPLLKVENLNVTFTNYGRTRQVLRDVAFTVAAGERVALIGETGSGKSVTAKTIIGTLPKNAAITSGTIVIDGRDVLALPRREREALKGTAFSLIMQDPLSSFNPVFKIGTHLDDVMRFADKRDGINSSKAERRNRIAAVLRRVQLADTERVMNAYPSELSGGMRQRVLIGLALLHQPKLLIADEPGTALDVTTQDEILNLINQLVAEENMALLMITHNLGVVRKVADRVVVMHHGDIVETGPCTQILHSPAKDYTRSLLDAVPPLYGPRVTDLAQSTRQPIITIEGLNKIYGRRNGYHAVRDVNLTLKQGEVFGLAGESGSGKTSVARMIMGLSRPTSGNLVIDAPVPERGKRLTQIVYQNPGTSLNPKRTVRQTLSLPLKSIGMDGQARESRMQELMGLVRLPQSYLGKYPHELSGGQKQRVAIARALAAEPKILILDEPTAALDVSVQKTVIDLLLQLREELGLTYLMISHDLSLMRNFCSRIAIMLRGEIVEEGVTSAVFAEPAHPYTRALIAAIPVVTDEEERLKPTVTEEERMRFLVKTTD from the coding sequence ATGACTGAACCGCTTCTCAAGGTCGAAAATCTCAACGTTACCTTCACCAATTATGGCCGCACCCGGCAGGTGCTGCGCGATGTCGCCTTCACCGTTGCCGCTGGCGAGCGTGTGGCGCTGATCGGCGAAACCGGATCGGGCAAATCGGTCACCGCCAAGACGATCATCGGCACTTTGCCGAAGAATGCCGCGATCACCTCCGGCACCATCGTCATCGATGGCCGCGATGTGCTTGCCCTGCCGCGCAGAGAACGTGAGGCGCTGAAGGGAACGGCGTTTTCACTGATCATGCAGGACCCGCTATCGTCCTTCAATCCGGTCTTCAAGATCGGCACGCATCTTGATGATGTCATGCGCTTTGCCGACAAACGCGATGGTATCAATTCGTCCAAGGCGGAGCGCCGCAACCGCATCGCAGCCGTTTTGCGCCGGGTACAGCTTGCCGATACCGAGCGGGTGATGAACGCCTATCCGTCCGAGCTGTCGGGCGGTATGCGCCAGCGCGTGCTGATCGGCCTTGCCCTGCTGCACCAGCCGAAGCTCCTGATCGCCGATGAGCCGGGCACGGCGCTCGATGTGACGACGCAGGATGAAATCCTCAATCTCATCAACCAGCTGGTTGCCGAAGAAAACATGGCGCTGCTGATGATTACCCACAATCTCGGCGTCGTGCGCAAGGTGGCGGACCGCGTGGTTGTCATGCACCACGGCGATATCGTCGAGACCGGCCCTTGCACGCAAATCCTGCATAGTCCCGCCAAGGACTATACGCGTTCACTGCTGGATGCCGTGCCGCCGCTTTATGGCCCGCGCGTTACCGATCTGGCGCAAAGCACGCGGCAGCCGATCATCACAATCGAAGGTCTGAACAAGATTTACGGCAGGCGCAATGGCTACCATGCCGTGCGCGACGTGAACCTGACGCTGAAGCAGGGCGAGGTTTTTGGCCTTGCCGGCGAATCCGGTTCCGGCAAGACCTCGGTTGCCCGCATGATCATGGGCCTTTCGCGTCCCACCTCCGGTAATCTCGTCATCGACGCCCCGGTGCCTGAGCGCGGCAAGCGGCTGACGCAGATCGTCTATCAAAATCCGGGTACTTCGCTCAATCCGAAGCGTACCGTCAGGCAGACGCTTTCCCTGCCGCTGAAATCCATCGGCATGGATGGCCAGGCGCGGGAAAGCCGGATGCAGGAACTGATGGGGCTGGTGCGACTGCCGCAATCCTATCTCGGCAAATATCCGCACGAGCTTTCCGGCGGTCAGAAGCAGCGCGTGGCGATTGCCCGCGCGCTGGCGGCCGAGCCGAAAATCCTCATCCTCGACGAGCCGACGGCCGCACTCGATGTCTCCGTGCAAAAGACGGTGATCGACCTTCTGCTGCAACTGCGCGAGGAGCTTGGCCTCACCTATCTGATGATCTCGCACGACCTGTCGCTGATGCGCAATTTCTGCTCGCGCATCGCCATCATGCTGCGCGGCGAGATTGTCGAGGAGGGTGTGACATCGGCGGTCTTCGCCGAGCCTGCCCATCCCTATACCCGCGCCCTGATCGCGGCCATCCCCGTCGTCACCGACGAGGAAGAACGTCTCAAACCCACCGTGACCGAGGAAGAGCGCATGCGCTTCCTCGTAAAAACGACCGATTGA
- a CDS encoding ribonuclease activity regulator RraA — protein MNNETREKLMTISVATLATALYKRGLRNQVIQGVRPLGYKGTNMVGPAFTLRYMPAREDRNQLVEFRNPAHPQRVAIETCPPGHVLVMDSRKDASAASAGDILVTRLMVRGGAGIVSDGGFRDAATIAELDIPAYHTRPSSPTNLTKHEAIEINGPIGCGDAPVFPGDIIVGDADCVIVIPAGIADEVATEAVEMTAYEDFVVEQVKAGQTIIGLYPCTKEEHQTAFAEWRKKNNR, from the coding sequence ATGAACAATGAAACGCGCGAAAAACTGATGACGATTTCCGTCGCCACGCTGGCGACGGCGCTTTACAAGCGCGGCCTGCGCAACCAGGTCATCCAGGGCGTGCGCCCGCTGGGCTACAAGGGCACGAACATGGTGGGCCCGGCCTTCACCCTGCGTTACATGCCGGCCCGTGAGGACCGCAACCAGCTTGTCGAATTTCGCAATCCCGCCCATCCGCAGCGCGTCGCCATCGAGACCTGCCCGCCGGGCCATGTGCTTGTGATGGACAGCCGCAAGGACGCGAGTGCCGCTTCGGCCGGCGATATCCTCGTTACGCGCCTGATGGTTCGCGGCGGTGCGGGCATCGTTTCGGATGGCGGTTTCCGTGATGCGGCCACCATTGCCGAGCTGGATATTCCTGCTTACCACACCCGCCCATCGAGTCCCACCAACCTCACCAAACACGAGGCTATCGAGATCAACGGCCCGATCGGCTGCGGCGATGCTCCGGTCTTTCCGGGTGACATCATCGTCGGCGACGCTGATTGCGTCATCGTCATCCCGGCGGGCATTGCCGACGAGGTAGCGACCGAGGCGGTGGAAATGACGGCTTATGAGGATTTCGTGGTGGAGCAGGTCAAGGCCGGCCAGACGATCATCGGGCTTTACCCCTGCACCAAGGAAGAACACCAGACGGCTTTTGCCGAATGGCGCAAGAAGAACAACCGCTGA
- a CDS encoding ABC transporter substrate-binding protein, translating into MKMPVLSSRLAALALGTALVLPFVSSAALAEDKVSVAVNTMQIFSSLDPAKVTDYTGYMAIVNMYDGLTTVNAKGEIVPHLAKSWDISQDGLTYTFHLRDDAKFQDGTAVKAADLAWSIQRLLGINKGPSNLIVGVLKPENVTAPDDATLVMKIERQFSPFMAATPLMMAMNKTLIEANAKPEDKWGEAYVGEHSAGSGPYKLVSYNRSADMVIARNADYFLGWTKGKPIDEVRFVQTSDDATVKALAEKGELGLSSHGLGNDTYESIGRMKGYKLIQTRTAGGFVIKLNTKVYPTDDVHVRRAIAYATDYKTIQEVIYPGFDMRGPLSDAFKDAHNGDIQPGVYDLEKAKEELAKSKYAGQKITLVNSYVASLAFEAEVALLLQSSLEQIGITLDIKPEPWNRIVELSSKPETTPASTQVNISPTYPSPDAMFYNQYHSKASGTWMSMEWLQNAEIDGLIDKVRATTDVNEQNATYKELQTKIADLQPDVWAVAPNRRYAANKCLQGYEFIPMQSWDLNFSNFHWDCKAE; encoded by the coding sequence ATGAAAATGCCTGTACTTTCTTCCCGTCTCGCCGCGCTGGCGCTCGGCACGGCGCTCGTGCTGCCGTTTGTTTCTTCCGCAGCCCTTGCGGAAGACAAGGTGTCGGTCGCGGTCAACACCATGCAGATATTCAGCTCGCTCGACCCGGCGAAGGTGACTGATTACACCGGCTACATGGCCATCGTGAACATGTATGACGGTCTGACCACGGTGAACGCCAAGGGCGAGATCGTGCCGCATCTGGCGAAATCCTGGGATATTTCGCAAGATGGTCTGACCTATACCTTCCACCTGCGGGACGATGCGAAATTCCAGGATGGCACGGCGGTGAAGGCTGCCGATCTTGCCTGGTCGATCCAGCGCCTGCTCGGCATCAACAAGGGTCCGTCGAACCTCATCGTCGGCGTGCTGAAGCCCGAAAACGTCACCGCGCCTGACGATGCGACGCTGGTCATGAAGATCGAGCGCCAGTTTTCGCCCTTCATGGCGGCGACGCCCTTGATGATGGCGATGAACAAGACGCTGATCGAAGCCAATGCCAAGCCGGAAGACAAGTGGGGCGAGGCCTATGTCGGCGAACATTCCGCCGGTTCCGGCCCCTACAAGCTCGTCAGCTACAACCGTTCCGCCGATATGGTCATTGCCCGCAATGCCGATTATTTCCTCGGCTGGACGAAGGGCAAGCCCATCGACGAAGTGCGCTTCGTGCAGACCAGCGACGACGCCACCGTCAAGGCGCTGGCGGAAAAGGGTGAACTCGGCCTTTCCTCGCACGGGCTTGGCAACGACACCTATGAATCCATCGGCCGCATGAAGGGTTACAAGCTGATCCAGACCCGCACCGCCGGCGGTTTCGTCATCAAGCTCAACACCAAGGTCTATCCGACCGATGACGTCCATGTGCGCCGCGCCATCGCCTATGCGACGGATTACAAGACGATCCAGGAAGTGATCTATCCGGGCTTCGACATGCGCGGACCGCTCTCCGACGCGTTCAAGGATGCGCATAACGGCGATATCCAGCCGGGCGTTTACGATCTGGAAAAAGCCAAGGAAGAACTGGCGAAGTCGAAATATGCCGGCCAGAAGATCACGCTGGTCAACAGCTATGTCGCGTCGCTGGCCTTCGAGGCCGAAGTGGCGCTGCTATTGCAATCGAGCCTCGAGCAGATCGGCATCACGCTCGATATCAAGCCGGAGCCGTGGAACCGTATCGTCGAGCTGTCCTCCAAGCCCGAAACCACCCCGGCATCGACGCAGGTGAACATCTCTCCGACCTATCCGTCGCCGGACGCGATGTTCTACAACCAGTATCATTCCAAGGCTTCCGGCACCTGGATGTCGATGGAATGGTTGCAGAATGCCGAGATCGACGGCCTGATCGACAAGGTCCGCGCCACCACCGATGTGAACGAGCAGAACGCCACCTACAAGGAACTGCAGACGAAGATCGCCGATCTTCAGCCTGACGTCTGGGCCGTTGCGCCGAACCGCCGTTATGCGGCGAACAAGTGCCTTCAGGGTTACGAGTTCATTCCCATGCAGAGCTGGGACCTGAACTTCTCCAACTTCCATTGGGACTGCAAGGCGGAGTGA
- a CDS encoding LuxR C-terminal-related transcriptional regulator: MTLLPRPRLCHRIASETAGVVFLRAPAGAGKSVLLEMLAEELGTQICRTHQPQGDDAANGCLLWDVPVFARAVRMPAPILESVRFVVIACRPDQRISGMARHILHRGSLTIGSDELAFRQDEAESLPPEQKHLALEDYAGWPAFLSLARLPDETLCADYLRESYLPHLSPAQTVELSFWLENPSADPDADWSKLLPPFLTGKPDNHRTLIRLLTVAAKERLATLQAGSAVVEVASAFEKAGRSLAAMAMLLDRGYETHAAQILERADGRELIYRSSVDRFREIIMRFSQDMIAANETVLFAVTRALLKQGELQRVRHLLGKSLGSDYLDPLKVLARGSRFSFAARTFRLNLMIAEDLTPNDAVITRLGEFMADYPMDDHGKWAAYYNALLEFEIRRRNFREAEAAAARALIYLRKMGGQPLLEFFIHLHQIVLRLMSGDVLLARRAAQEARARLEQVPHDAAQEFRMLRLAEACLAYEAGKPRDLLHFVEHEFDHFAAAEIWPSLMQFALFYASQVLIDHFPMTVRPGFLDGLWIHLSEGLQFHAMMEIRTALAYQNANRWADAAATLSAIRMPMGRNWVESAHEDLSRLTRRDEIAYVMAWLRDAVHLFTPRAYLSRQIDAMIANPKVTNREKVALRIWQSYAAQQRRDNATARAHILTALESATRLGCNGVLSEERVFLSPLLNNRRIRSFIETSSDVRTALSIFAASVNSPQARALHGGLSQREAQMLQLLASGMSNKKIAQTLNISEVTVKFHLGNLFRKLDCKRRAEAIRAAKALGWL, encoded by the coding sequence ATGACACTCCTGCCCCGTCCCCGCCTCTGCCACCGCATCGCCAGCGAAACCGCGGGCGTGGTATTTCTGCGCGCGCCGGCGGGGGCCGGAAAAAGCGTGTTGCTGGAGATGCTCGCAGAAGAACTGGGAACGCAGATATGCCGCACGCACCAGCCGCAAGGCGACGACGCGGCAAATGGCTGCCTGCTGTGGGACGTTCCGGTCTTTGCACGGGCGGTACGCATGCCCGCCCCTATCCTGGAGTCCGTGCGTTTCGTCGTCATCGCCTGCCGGCCGGACCAGCGGATCAGTGGCATGGCGCGGCACATCCTGCATCGCGGCTCGCTCACCATAGGATCGGACGAACTGGCCTTCAGGCAGGACGAGGCCGAAAGCCTTCCGCCTGAGCAGAAGCATCTGGCACTCGAGGATTATGCGGGGTGGCCGGCCTTCCTGTCGCTGGCGCGCCTGCCGGACGAAACGTTATGTGCCGACTATTTGCGGGAAAGCTATCTGCCGCATCTTTCCCCTGCCCAAACGGTCGAACTGTCCTTCTGGCTCGAAAATCCCTCCGCAGATCCAGATGCGGACTGGAGCAAGCTTCTGCCGCCCTTTCTGACGGGAAAGCCCGACAATCACCGCACGCTGATACGGCTTCTGACGGTTGCGGCAAAAGAACGCCTCGCCACATTGCAGGCCGGCAGCGCCGTGGTGGAGGTCGCCTCGGCGTTCGAAAAGGCTGGGCGTTCGCTGGCCGCCATGGCCATGCTGCTGGACCGCGGTTACGAGACCCATGCCGCACAAATCCTTGAGCGCGCCGACGGCCGTGAGCTGATCTACAGAAGCAGCGTCGACCGGTTTCGCGAAATCATCATGCGGTTTTCACAGGATATGATCGCGGCCAATGAAACCGTGCTCTTTGCCGTCACCCGCGCGCTGCTGAAACAGGGTGAATTGCAACGCGTGCGCCATCTGCTCGGCAAGAGTCTCGGTTCGGATTATCTTGATCCGCTGAAGGTGCTTGCCCGTGGCTCGCGGTTTTCCTTCGCCGCCCGCACCTTCCGGCTAAACCTGATGATCGCCGAGGACCTGACGCCCAATGACGCTGTCATAACGCGGCTCGGCGAGTTCATGGCCGATTATCCGATGGATGATCACGGTAAATGGGCGGCCTATTACAATGCGCTGCTGGAATTTGAAATCCGCCGCCGCAATTTCCGTGAGGCGGAGGCGGCTGCCGCCCGCGCGCTTATCTATCTGCGCAAGATGGGCGGGCAGCCCCTGCTGGAATTCTTCATCCACCTGCATCAGATCGTACTGCGGCTGATGAGCGGCGATGTGCTTCTGGCCCGCCGGGCGGCGCAGGAGGCGCGCGCACGGTTGGAACAGGTGCCGCATGATGCCGCGCAGGAGTTCCGGATGTTGCGGCTGGCGGAAGCCTGCCTTGCCTATGAAGCGGGAAAGCCACGCGACCTCCTACATTTCGTCGAGCACGAATTCGATCACTTCGCCGCTGCCGAAATCTGGCCGAGCCTGATGCAATTTGCCCTGTTTTACGCCTCGCAGGTGTTGATCGACCATTTTCCGATGACCGTTCGTCCGGGCTTTCTCGATGGCCTGTGGATTCACCTTTCGGAAGGGCTGCAATTCCATGCGATGATGGAGATCAGGACGGCCCTCGCCTATCAGAACGCCAACCGGTGGGCGGATGCCGCCGCGACGCTTTCGGCAATCCGCATGCCGATGGGCCGCAACTGGGTGGAAAGCGCCCATGAAGACCTTTCCCGCCTGACGCGGCGGGACGAAATCGCCTATGTGATGGCATGGCTGCGCGATGCGGTGCATCTTTTCACACCGCGCGCCTATCTCTCCCGCCAGATCGACGCGATGATCGCCAATCCAAAGGTCACCAATCGTGAAAAGGTCGCGCTAAGAATCTGGCAGAGCTATGCCGCGCAGCAGCGCCGCGACAATGCCACCGCCCGCGCCCATATCCTCACCGCTCTTGAATCGGCAACCCGCCTTGGCTGCAACGGCGTGCTGTCGGAAGAGCGCGTCTTTCTGTCACCGCTTCTCAACAATCGCCGCATCCGCAGTTTCATCGAAACCTCTTCCGATGTGCGCACCGCGCTGTCGATTTTTGCCGCCTCGGTCAACTCACCGCAGGCACGCGCGCTGCATGGCGGGCTTTCGCAGCGGGAAGCGCAGATGCTGCAATTGCTGGCCAGCGGCATGTCGAACAAGAAGATCGCCCAGACACTCAACATCTCGGAAGTGACGGTGAAATTTCACCTCGGCAACCTGTTCCGTAAGCTGGATTGCAAACGCCGCGCGGAGGCGATCCGCGCGGCGAAAGCACTGGGCTGGCTGTAA
- a CDS encoding DUF917 domain-containing protein → MAETRKLKYDEAALRTLTREDLDALEIGAGILGTGGGGNPYLGKLLALEAMKAGYEMKILATDAIEPDALCMSIGGIGAPVVGVERIREGREGLRCLRAMEELIRTPVDAIVCEEIGGSNSMNPLVTAALGGLPILDCDGMGRAFPEMQMTTFSIYGHSSTPSVMCDLHGNAVIFSHAVSEVWHERMARACVVSQGGGAMLATAPMQAHYVHQYGIPKTYTKAIAIGEAVIRARKQQEDPIAAVCALEGGRRIFNGKITDLKRHLRGGFAVGDLTLSGFDDCAGQTAGVAIQNEFLLFSRDGKVEVTVPDLIVLLDVDTGYPITTEVLRYGQRVAVIAIPCHDLLRSARALEVVGPAAFGYPDIPFSPLPVPVSKAA, encoded by the coding sequence ATGGCTGAGACACGCAAGCTGAAATATGACGAAGCGGCATTGCGGACGCTGACCCGTGAAGACCTCGACGCGCTGGAAATCGGCGCCGGCATTCTCGGCACGGGCGGCGGCGGCAATCCCTATCTCGGCAAGCTGCTGGCGCTGGAGGCCATGAAGGCCGGTTACGAGATGAAGATCCTCGCAACCGACGCCATCGAGCCGGATGCGCTCTGCATGTCCATCGGCGGCATCGGCGCGCCTGTCGTCGGCGTCGAGCGCATTCGCGAAGGCCGCGAAGGCCTGCGTTGCCTGCGGGCGATGGAAGAGCTGATCCGCACGCCCGTAGACGCCATTGTCTGCGAGGAAATTGGCGGTTCCAATTCCATGAACCCGCTGGTGACTGCGGCGCTGGGCGGTCTGCCGATCCTCGATTGCGACGGCATGGGCCGGGCCTTCCCGGAAATGCAAATGACCACCTTCTCCATCTACGGCCATAGTTCCACGCCATCGGTGATGTGCGATCTGCACGGCAATGCCGTTATCTTCAGCCATGCCGTTTCCGAAGTCTGGCACGAGCGTATGGCGCGCGCCTGCGTCGTCTCGCAGGGCGGCGGCGCGATGCTGGCGACCGCGCCGATGCAGGCGCATTACGTGCACCAGTATGGCATTCCGAAAACCTACACCAAGGCGATCGCCATCGGTGAGGCGGTGATCCGCGCCCGCAAACAGCAGGAAGACCCGATTGCCGCAGTCTGCGCACTGGAAGGCGGGCGGCGCATCTTCAACGGCAAGATCACCGATCTGAAGCGCCATCTGCGCGGCGGTTTCGCGGTTGGCGATCTCACGCTGTCCGGCTTCGACGATTGCGCCGGCCAGACGGCGGGCGTTGCCATCCAGAACGAATTCCTGCTGTTCTCCCGAGACGGCAAGGTGGAAGTGACGGTGCCCGACCTGATCGTCCTGCTCGATGTCGACACCGGTTATCCGATCACCACCGAAGTGCTGCGCTACGGCCAGCGTGTGGCCGTCATCGCCATCCCCTGCCATGACCTGCTGCGCAGCGCCCGCGCGCTTGAGGTCGTCGGGCCGGCGGCATTCGGTTACCCGGATATTCCTTTCTCACCGCTGCCCGTTCCGGTCAGCAAGGCTGCCTAA
- a CDS encoding ABC transporter permease: protein MADMKMLEPTDRGLSAGYMMWYRFSRNPAAVIGSLILLSVLVLAVFAPWLTPYPKHIGAVVDFRARHMPPDLEHWFGTDKAGRDIFSRTIFGLRVSLLLVVGVLGISVPVGTVLGLIAGYFGGWTEKLISGLTNVMLAMPPLVMALAVSNLLEPTLTNAMIAITLLWWTWHARLIYSVSKSIASEDYIEAARLAGAGPLHILFREILPNCVSVISVKTTLDAAFVILFGATLSFLGFGVKPPTPDLGSMVADGRQFMPDFWWEVLCPGAAVLYVTLGFNLLGDGLRDMFDVES from the coding sequence ATGGCTGATATGAAAATGCTCGAACCCACCGATCGCGGTTTAAGCGCCGGTTACATGATGTGGTATCGCTTCAGCCGCAATCCGGCGGCGGTTATCGGTTCGCTGATCCTTCTGTCGGTGCTGGTGCTGGCGGTCTTCGCGCCATGGCTCACGCCCTATCCGAAACATATCGGCGCGGTCGTCGATTTCCGCGCCCGCCATATGCCGCCGGATCTGGAGCACTGGTTCGGCACCGACAAGGCCGGGCGCGATATCTTTTCCCGTACCATCTTCGGGCTGCGGGTCTCGCTCCTTCTCGTCGTCGGCGTGCTCGGTATTTCGGTTCCCGTCGGCACGGTGCTCGGCCTCATCGCCGGTTATTTCGGCGGCTGGACCGAGAAACTCATCAGCGGCCTGACGAATGTGATGCTGGCCATGCCGCCGCTCGTCATGGCGCTGGCGGTCTCCAACCTCCTGGAACCGACGCTGACGAACGCCATGATCGCGATTACGCTGCTGTGGTGGACCTGGCACGCGCGGCTGATCTATTCGGTGTCGAAGTCCATTGCGTCCGAAGACTACATCGAGGCGGCGCGTCTTGCCGGTGCCGGCCCCCTGCACATTCTCTTTCGCGAAATCCTGCCCAATTGCGTCTCGGTCATATCGGTCAAGACGACGCTTGATGCCGCCTTCGTCATCCTGTTCGGCGCGACGCTCAGCTTCCTCGGTTTCGGCGTCAAGCCGCCGACCCCCGACCTTGGATCGATGGTTGCCGACGGGCGCCAGTTCATGCCGGATTTCTGGTGGGAAGTGCTCTGCCCCGGTGCGGCCGTGCTTTACGTGACGCTGGGTTTCAACCTGCTGGGCGACGGCCTGCGCGACATGTTCGACGTGGAAAGCTAA
- a CDS encoding hydantoinase/oxoprolinase N-terminal domain-containing protein — protein sequence MYRVGIDVGGTNTDAVVLQDKTVLAGVKASTTEDVTSGVIEALEKVIEASDIDRARIGAVMIGTTHFTNAVIERRHMDEVAAIRLGLPSGAGLPPMVDWPDDLKEIVGNHGYQVRGGYEFDGREISPLDEDEIVRIAADIRAKGLKAAAVTCVFSGINDVMELRAKEILQERCPGLPVVMSKDIGRHGLLARESAAIMNASLLSLADRTVAAFGEALKAAGITCPFYITQNDGTLMAADVVRGFPVLTFASGPTNSMRGAAFLTGLKDAVVVDVGGTTSDVGSLSHGFPRQASTTVDIGGVRTNFRMPDVFSIGLGGGSLVVNGDHGVTVGPKSVGYRVRRDALCFGGSTLTATDIAVASGKADVGEKVLVASLDKKLVDAAVGKINDMLEACVERSRISSSPVPVIAVGGGSILMPDRIGDLEVIRPENFAVANAVGAAIAQISGETDRVFSLIDGRTRESALAEAEAEAREKAIAAGAIAETLDVIEREDMPLAYLPGNATRIHVKVVGEMGANHG from the coding sequence GTGTATCGCGTTGGAATTGACGTCGGCGGCACGAATACCGATGCCGTTGTGTTGCAGGATAAAACCGTTCTGGCGGGGGTGAAGGCCTCCACGACAGAGGATGTGACGTCAGGTGTCATCGAAGCCCTTGAAAAGGTCATCGAGGCATCGGACATTGACAGGGCACGCATTGGCGCCGTGATGATCGGCACCACGCATTTCACCAATGCGGTGATCGAGCGTCGGCATATGGACGAGGTGGCCGCCATCCGTCTCGGCCTGCCTTCCGGCGCCGGCCTGCCGCCCATGGTCGATTGGCCGGATGATCTCAAGGAAATCGTCGGCAACCACGGTTATCAGGTGCGCGGCGGTTATGAATTCGACGGCCGCGAAATCTCGCCGCTCGATGAGGACGAAATCGTCCGCATCGCCGCCGATATCCGCGCCAAGGGCCTGAAGGCCGCCGCCGTCACCTGTGTCTTCAGCGGCATCAATGATGTGATGGAGCTGCGGGCGAAGGAAATCCTGCAGGAACGCTGCCCCGGCCTGCCGGTGGTCATGTCCAAGGATATTGGCCGTCACGGTCTGCTTGCGCGTGAAAGTGCGGCGATCATGAATGCCAGCCTGCTGTCGCTTGCCGACCGCACCGTTGCGGCTTTCGGCGAGGCGCTGAAGGCTGCAGGCATCACCTGCCCGTTCTATATCACCCAGAACGACGGCACGCTGATGGCGGCGGATGTGGTGCGCGGTTTCCCCGTGCTCACCTTCGCGTCCGGCCCGACGAATTCCATGCGCGGTGCGGCTTTCCTCACCGGTCTCAAGGATGCCGTGGTGGTGGATGTCGGCGGCACCACCTCCGATGTCGGCTCGCTGTCGCACGGCTTCCCGCGTCAGGCCTCGACCACGGTGGATATTGGCGGTGTGCGCACCAATTTCCGCATGCCCGATGTCTTCTCCATCGGTCTTGGCGGTGGTTCGCTGGTGGTCAATGGCGATCACGGCGTGACCGTAGGACCAAAATCCGTCGGTTACCGGGTTCGCCGCGATGCACTCTGCTTCGGCGGCTCGACCCTGACGGCGACCGATATCGCCGTTGCCTCCGGCAAGGCCGATGTGGGCGAGAAGGTGCTGGTCGCCAGCCTCGACAAAAAGCTCGTGGATGCGGCGGTCGGCAAGATCAACGACATGCTTGAAGCCTGCGTGGAGCGCAGCCGCATCTCGTCGTCACCGGTGCCGGTGATCGCCGTTGGCGGCGGCTCCATCCTGATGCCGGATCGTATCGGTGACCTCGAAGTCATACGGCCGGAGAATTTCGCGGTGGCCAATGCCGTTGGTGCGGCCATTGCGCAGATCAGCGGCGAGACCGACCGGGTCTTCTCGCTGATCGACGGACGCACGCGCGAGAGCGCGCTGGCCGAGGCGGAAGCGGAGGCCCGCGAAAAGGCGATTGCCGCCGGCGCGATTGCCGAAACGCTTGATGTCATCGAGCGCGAGGATATGCCGCTTGCATACCTGCCCGGCAACGCTACCCGCATTCATGTGAAAGTTGTTGGAGAAATGGGAGCCAATCATGGCTGA